In the Sarcophilus harrisii chromosome 1, mSarHar1.11, whole genome shotgun sequence genome, one interval contains:
- the CCNO gene encoding cyclin-O produces MVPILHGFPTPPSPDSPLDCREAPIGSENPRAPVKKRKSPRYRRQQSLQLHQLPRRLPRPFSGDSGVYDLFESPSSSSSSSGSCCGSGSNDTQSPAPRAPRCSQPAYPGLLSSQLDMQVFQDYGQSCYTFRKELESQFHPRECLAQQPQVTAESRCKLLSWLIPVHRQFGFTFESLCLTVNILDRFLSTTPVAADCFQLLGVTSLLIACKQVEVHPPRVKQLLALCGGAFTSQQLCNLECIVLHKLRFSLEAPTIAFFLEHFTHFRVASREAELGDAADAYALAKGVAQLSLADYTFTRYTPSLLAICCLGLADHILKHRKPLDLHISNYPEAELQDCLGKLQLLVSLNREALPHILPSPLSEKCKSSDPKLKLETPAAGSGSSPSSSKASSSEC; encoded by the exons ATGGTCCCCATATTGCACGGCTTCCCGACCCCCCCGAGTCCCGACAGCCCCTTAGATTGTCGTGAGGCTCCTATCGGCAGCGAAAACCCTCGCGCCCCGGTGAAGAAGCGTAAGAGCCCGAGATACCGGAGGCAGCAGTCCCTGCAGCTCCACCAGCTCCCGCGTCGGCTCCCGCGTCCGTTTTCGGGCGACTCGGGGGTATATGATCTGTTCGAATCGCCTTCTAGTTCTAGCTCCAGCTCCGGCTCCTGCTGTGGCTCCGGCTCGAATGACACCCAGAGTCCAGCTCCCCGGGCCCCGCGCTGCAGCCAGCCTGCCTATCCCGGACTTCTGAGCAGCCAGCTGGACATGCAGGTTTTCCAAGACTACGGGCAGAGCTGCTACACCTTCCGCAAGGAACTGGAGAGCCAATTCCACCCGCGCGAGTGCCTGGCCCAGCAGCCCCAA GTGACAGCAGAATCCCGTTGTAAATTGCTCAGCTGGTTGATCCCTGTGCACCGACAATTCGGCTTCACTTTCGAGTCCCTGTGCTTGACTGTGAACATCTTGGACCGCTTCCTCAGCACCACCCCGGTGGCTGCCGACTGCTTCCAGCTGCTGGGAGTCACCTCGCTGCTTATCGCTTGCAAACAG GTGGAGGTGCATCCGCCTCGGGTAAAGCAGCTTCTGGCCCTGTGCGGCGGCGCCTTCACCAGCCAGCAGCTCTGCAACCTGGAGTGCATTGTGCTTCACAAGCTCCGTTTCAGCCTCGAGGCGCCCACCATCGCCTTCTTCTTGGAGCACTTCACCCACTTTCGGGTGGCTTCCCGGGAGGCAGAACTCGGTGACGCCGCCGACGCCTATGCCTTGGCCAAGGGGGTGGCGCAGCTGAGCCTGGCCGATTACACCTTCACCAGGTATACTCCTTCCCTCCTGGCCATCTGTTGTCTTGGGCTGGCAGACCACATACTCAAACATCGAAAACCTCTGGACCTGCACATAAGCAATTACCCGGAAGCGGAGCTTCAGGACTGCCTGGGGAAGCTGCAGCTTCTGGTGTCTTTGAATAGAGAGGCTTTACCCCATATCTTGCCCTCGCCCCTCTCGGAGAAATGCAAATCTTCCGACCCAAAATTAAAACTAGAGACCCCGGCTGCAGGGTCCggctcttccccctcctccagcAAAGCGAGCAGTAGCGAGTGCTAG